A region from the Rhodamnia argentea isolate NSW1041297 chromosome 7, ASM2092103v1, whole genome shotgun sequence genome encodes:
- the LOC115749728 gene encoding RHOMBOID-like protein 1, which produces MASGEHHPSTSSSSEIKPRVSSWRGNNVVHPVDIDIDADAAVSAPSSVVYREVKHFKKWKPLLVPCFILANAVVFVITMYVNNCPEKSVSCVAKFLGRFSFQPFKENPLLGPSSSTLQKMGALEVSRVVDRHQVWLLITCIWLHGGVFHLLANMLSFLVIGIRLEQEFGFVRIGSLYVISGLGGSLMSSLFIQSSISVGASGALFGLLGGMLSELITNWSIYANKVASFLTLLIITAINLAVGILPHVDNFAHMGGFLAGFLLGFVLLIRPQYSWITQKYTPPGYASAPVKPKFKTYQCALWVISLTALIVGFILGMVMLLGGVNANDYCSWCHYMSCVPTSRWSCKAGPASCSSDQLGSQLNLTCSSNGKSRTYTLPGATTSQIQGLCTQLCN; this is translated from the exons aTGGCTAGCGGAGAACATCATCCATCAACCTCATCTTCCTCCGAGATCAAACCCAGAGTTAGCTCATGGCGAGGCAACAATGTAGTACACCCGGTGGACATCGACATCGATGCTGATGCGGCCGTGTCTGCTCCGAGTTCCGTGGTGTACAGAGAAGTCAAGCATTTCAAGAAATGGAAGCCCCTGCTCGTGCCCTGCTTCATTCTTGCGAACGCTGTCGTGTTTGTGATCACTATGTACGTCAACAATTGTCCTGAGAAATCCGTGTCCTGTGTCGCCAAGTTCTTGGGCAGATTCTCCTTTCAGCCCTTCAAGGAGAACCCACTTCTTGGCCCTTCATCATCAAC GCTTCAGAAAATGGGTGCTCTGGAAGTTAGCAGGGTAGTTGACAGACACCAAGTGTGGCTCCTGATAACCTGCATCTGGTTGCATGGAGGAGTGTTCCATCTATTAGCGAACATGTTGAGTTTTTTAGTCATTGGAATTCGGCTGGAGCAAGAATTTGGGTTCG TGCGGATCGGATCGCTCTACGTCATCTCGGGACTTGGAGGAAGTCTGATGTCATCCCTCTTCATCCAGTCAAGTATATCTGTTGGTGCTTCTGGTGCACTTTTCGGGTTACTGGGAGGGATGCTCTCCGAACTCATCACTAATTGGTCTATCTATGCTAACAAG GTAGCATCCTTCTTGACCCTCCTAATCATCACCGCGATCAATTTGGCGGTCGGGATTCTCCCGCACGTCGATAACTTTGCTCACATGGGAGGATTCCTGGCAGGCTTCCTGCTTGGATTTGTGCTTCTCATCCGACCCCAGTATAGCTGGATCACGCAGAAGTATACTCCTCCAGGATATGCATCCGCTCCTGTGAAGCCtaaattcaagacatatcaGTGCGCATTGTGGGTCATTTCTCTGACTGCCTTGATTGTCGG GTTCATTCTCGGTATGGTGATGCTTCTGGGGGGCGTGAACGCGAATGATTATTGTTCCTGGTGCCACTACATGTCTTGTGTTCCGACTTCTAGATGGAGCTGCAAGGCCGGGCCGGCCTCATGCTCG TCTGACCAACTAGGAAGCCAGCTGAACTTGACTTGCTCAAGCAATGGAAAATCAAGAACATACACATTGCCTGGTGCTACCACTTCCCAGATTCAGGGTCTCTGCACTCAGCTTTGCAATTGA
- the LOC115749724 gene encoding scarecrow-like protein 9: MDPLMGALYPSTGLRSDDQSKSAVVDRSFVSGPTFQSAPDKCGEMHHLVDVAPFSNDCRDAPYTEETECSDAVFGYISRILMEEDIAEKTCMLQDSLDLLSAERSFYEVLGETYPPSPEPSRGNCITYKDQHSNDSLLDSTRYTSTNGIRKHGYFAGNGWVQNPNDYGTLSFARDISSAAVQPNRADNVLMLDLCSENQFVRQFRLGVEESSKFLPNQATTEFVSPKPCGRIDNPDRIGASKRKESLHREEGNMEERSSKQAFVQEESLLRSETFDIILLNSEGEGLARLLSLRASLNNGVNEITRKIEEPKGSRHRGKKKRGKVEVVDVRALLIRCAQAVASGDHRSANALLNEIRKHASPFGNGTQRLAHYFANGLEARLAGTGSQIYRGLLNKKTTAADMLNAYQLYLAACPFQRYSNVVSITTILDAAADKMSIHVIDFGILYGFQWPTLIQRLSRRPYPTKLRITGIDLPQPGFRPAERVEETGRRLANYAEGFNVPFEYNAIAKRWEFIKLEELKIDRDEVTIVNCMYRFKNLFDETITEESSQDIVLNLITRAKPDLFIHGVVNATHNAPFFVTRFREALNHFSSLFDMLDTIVPRENQERMLIEKDMLGREALNSIACEGWERVERPETYKQWQLRNMRAGFVQVPLGRKVVQFVIQQMVSRYHKDFVIDEVSKWLLLGWKGRFLCALSTWKPA; this comes from the coding sequence ATGGATCCGCTGATGGGAGCCTTGTATCCTTCTACTGGGCTCCGCTCGGACGATCAGTCAAAATCTGCTGTCGTAGATCGTAGTTTTGTTTCGGGTCCGACTTTCCAAAGCGCACCCGACAAATGTGGAGAGATGCATCATTTGGTTGATGTTGCCCCATTTTCAAATGATTGTCGCGATGCGCCATACACCGAAGAGACCGAATGCTCCGATGCAGTCTTCGGATACATAAGTCGCATACTCATGGAAGAAGACATAGCAGAGAAGACATGCATGCTTCAAGATTCTTTGGATCTATTGTCAGCTGAAAGATCCTTTTACGAGGTCCTTGGCGAGACATACCCGCCGTCACCCGAGCCAAGTCGCGGGAATTGCATCACCTACAAGGATCAACACTCGAATGACAGTCTCCTAGACAGCACTAGATATACTAGCACTAACGGCATTAGGAAACATGGATACTTCGCCGGTAATGGCTGGGTTCAGAATCCGAACGATTATGGTACATTGAGTTTTGCAAGAGATATTAGTTCGGCCGCGGTTCAACCTAATCGAGCGGATAATGTGCTGATGCTTGACTTGTGCAGTGAGAACCAATTCGTTCGGCAGTTTAGGTTGGGGGTCGAAGAATCCAGCAAGTTTCTTCCTAATCAAGCAACTACCGAATTTGTATCTCCGAAACCGTGTGGAAGGATTGACAACCCAGACCGCATTGGTGCatcgaagagaaaagagagtcTCCATAGGGAGGAAGGAAACATGGAAGAGAGAAGTAGCAAGCAGGCTTTTGTTCAGGAAGAATCCTTACTTCGCTCGGAGACTTTCGACATCATTCTGCTTAACAGCGAAGGGGAGGGCCTGGCGCGTCTCTTGAGTCTCCGTGCATCGTTGAACAACGGAGTGAACGAAATCACACGCAAGATCGAAGAGCCCAAAGGCAGTAGACATCGCGgcaagaagaaaagagggaaagtgGAGGTGGTGGATGTGAGGGCGCTCCTCATCCGATGTGCACAAGCCGTGGCATCAGGTGATCATAGGAGCGCTAACGCTCTGCTGAATGAGATCAGGAAACACGCCTCGCCTTTTGGGAACGGGACCCAGAGACTCGCTCACTACTTCGCCAATGGTCTCGAGGCACGGTTGGCCGGCACAGGCAGCCAGATATATAGAGGCCTCCTCAATAAGAAAACAACCGCCGCCGATATGCTGAATGCGTACCAGCTATATCTTGCAGCTTGTCCATTCCAAAGGTATTCTAATGTCGTCTCTATCACGACAATATTGGATGCAGCGGCGGATAAGATGAGTATTCACGTCATCGATTTTGGCATTCTTTATGGATTCCAATGGCCAACTCTGATTCAGCGCCTTTCCAGGAGACCTTATCCAACGAAACTCCGGATCACTGGCATAGACTTGCCTCAACCCGGGTTCAGGCCCGCAGAAAGAGTCGAGGAGACGGGCCGGCGCTTGGCAAATTATGCTGAAGGTTTCAACGTGCCGTTTGAGTACAACGCCATTGCGAAGAGGTGGGAGTTCATTAAACTAGAGGAACTCAAGATCGATAGGGACGAAGTGACTATAGTCAACTGCATGTACCGGTTCAAGAACTTGTTCGACGAGACCATCACGGAAGAAAGTTCGCAAGACATTGTCCTCAACCTGATAACAAGAGCCAAGCCGGATCTCTTCATCCACGGTGTTGTCAACGCGACCCACAACGCCCCGTTCTTCGTCACCCGGTTTCGGGAGGCTTTGAATCACTTCTCTTCTCTATTCGATATGCTCGACACCATAGTACCCCGCGAAAACCAGGAGAGGATGCTGATCGAGAAGGATATGTTGGGGAGGGAGGCACTGAATTCGATAGCCTGTGAGGGATGGGAGAGAGTGGAGAGACCGGAGACGTACAAGCAGTGGCAATTACGCAACATGAGGGCCGGGTTTGTGCAGGTGCCCTTAGGCAGGAAGGTAGTGCAGTTCGTGATCCAGCAGATGGTTTCGAGATACCACAAAGATTTCGTCATAGACGAAGTCAGCAAGTGGCTGTTGCTAGGATGGAAGGGACGGTTTCTATGCGCCCTTTCGACTTGGAAACCGGCATAG
- the LOC115749730 gene encoding uncharacterized protein LOC115749730 isoform X2 — MEFQDQFCPSQSPKYDCLLFDLDDTLYPLSSGIAKGCLKNIQDYMVEKLSIDRSKLDALCNLLYKNYGTTMAGLRGIGYDFDYDQYHSFVHGRLPYENLKPDPVLRSLLLSLPFRKIIFTNADKIHAAKVLSRLGLEDCFEGIICFETLNTVHGSVASGDKNDVEFVESPSTANSGSSEIFDIVGHFSGPDLGLGLPKTPVVCKPSMEAIEQALGIAEINPHRTIFFDDSVRNIQAGKRVGLHTVLVGTSQRCKGADYSLESIHNLREALPELWEADLKSEVGYSGAVPVETSVTA; from the exons ATTTAGATGACACCCTTTATCCGCTCAGTTCTGGCATTGCCAAGGGATGCCTTAAGAATATTCAAG ATTATATGGTTGAAAAGCTCAGCATAGATAGGAGCAAACTGGATGCTCTGTGCAACCTGCTGTACAAAAATTATGGGACAACAATGGCTGGTCTCAGG GGGATTGGCTATGACTTCGATTATGACCAATACCATAG TTTCGTCCATGGAAGATTGCCCTATGAAAACTTGAAACCAGACCCGGTGCTTAGGAGTCTCTTGCTCAGCCTGCCTTTCCGCAAGATT ATATTCACTAATGCGGATAAGATCCATGCCGCAAAAGTCTTGAGCAGGCTCGGTCTAGAAGACTGCTTTGAAGGGATCATTTGCTTTGAGACGCTAAATACTGTTCATGGCAGTGTTGCATCTGGCGATAAGAACGATGTCGAGTTTGTGGAATCACCTAGCACTGCTAACAGTGGGAGTTCAGAGATTTTTGACATAGTCGGGCATTTCTCAGGACCTGATCTGGGTTTGGGATTACCAAAGACGCCAGTTGTATGTAAACCATCCATGGAAGCCATAGAGCAAGCACTTGGGATTGCTGAAATTAATCCTCACAGAACG ATATTCTTCGATGATAGCGTTCGCAACATACAGGCAGGGAAAAGAGTTGGACTTCACACTGTGCTG GTTGGAACTTCTCAACGATGTAAAGGCGCAGACTACTCATTGGAAAGCATCCACAACCTGAGGGAAGCATTGCCTGAGCTATGGGAAGCTGATTTGAAGTCGGAAGTTGGTTACTCTGGTGCGGTCCCGGTCGAGACTTCTGTGACAGCTTAG